Proteins encoded together in one Sceloporus undulatus isolate JIND9_A2432 ecotype Alabama chromosome 4, SceUnd_v1.1, whole genome shotgun sequence window:
- the ELOVL1 gene encoding elongation of very long chain fatty acids protein 1, whose product MESLVNMYQNFMKGADPRIASYPLMGSPWLMTGILLSYVYFVLSLGPRLMANRKPMNLKKFMVVYNFSMVALSIYMVYEFLSAAWLSGYTWRCDPVDTSQRPSALRMVRVAWLFIFSKFIELMDTVIFILRKKNDQVTFLHVFHHSVLPWSWWWGVKFGPGGMGSFHAMVNTMVHVVMYFYYGLSALGPAFQKYLWWKKHITAIQLLQFVLVSIHISQYYFMPKCDYQFPIFIHLIWIYGVIFFILFSNFWYQSYTRGKRLPKVMPETQQNGFHENGAIANGKTKAN is encoded by the exons ATGGAGTCGCTGGTCAATATGTATCAAAACTTCATGAAGGGAGCAG ACCCCCGGATTGCCTCGTATCCACTTATGGGCTCCCCTTGGCTCATGACTGGTATCTTGCTGAGCTATGTCTACTTTGTCCTATCACTTGGACCACGGCTTATGGCCAACCGGAAGCCTATGAACCTCAAGAAGTTCATGGTTGTTTATAATTTCTCCATGGTAGCACTGTCAATCTACATGGTCTATGAG TTCCTTTCGGCAGCATGGTTGAGTGGTTACACTTGGAGGTGTGACCCTGTGGACACTTCCCAACGTCCCAGTGCCCTACGA ATGGTCCGTGTGGCTTGGCTCTTTATCTTCTCAAAGTTCATTGAACTGATGGACACA GTGATCTTTATCCTAAGAAAGAAGAATGATCAGGTGACCTTCCTCCATGTGTTCCATCATTCAGTGCTACCCTGGAGCTGGTGGTGGGGTGTCAAGTTTGGCCCAG GAGGAATGGGCTCTTTCCATGCTATGGTGAACACTATGGTACATGTGGTGATGTACTTTTACTATGGGCTCTCAGCTCTTGGCCCTGCATTCCAAAAGTACCTTTGGTGGAAGAAGCACATCACTGCCATTCAGCTG CTCCAGTTCGTGCTTGTCTCCATTCACATCTCCCAGTACTACTTCATGCCCAAATGCGATTACCAGTTCCCAATCTTCATCCACCTCATCTGGATTTACGGCGTtatcttcttcatcctcttctcCAACTTCTGGTACCAGTCGTACACAAGAGGCAAGCGTCTGCCCAAGGTCATGCCAGAAACCCAGCAGAATGGCTTCCATGAGAACGGTGCCATTGCTAATGGCAAAACCAAAGCCAACTAG